A window of the Nibribacter ruber genome harbors these coding sequences:
- a CDS encoding chloride channel protein, with product MAALAVGVAVVISFIAKLLVYLIDLVTNISFFGVLSTEYMSPANNTLGLWVIVVPVIGGAIVGLMALYGSKAIRGHGIPEAMEQILTNQSRIKPTITYLKPISAAISIGTGGPFGAEGPIIATGGALGSTLGQLLKITHNERKILLAAGATAGMSAIFGSPIAAIFLAIELLLFEFSPRSIIPVALACITGAAGHHLLFEQGPVFPIEQIIGVPSNTALAGYSTIGIAMGLLSVLVTKIVYFVEDSFEKLPIHWMWWPALGGVGVGVIGYFAPRTLGVGYENITDILSGSMPLQIILSLCLFKFLSWAIALGSGTSGGTLAPLLTIGAATGALLGSVILYFFPASGVTLTLAALVGMSAMFAGASRALLTSIVFALETTMQSNALLPLLAACTGSYFVSFFLMENTIMTEKIARRGVKTPHSYEPDLLEKVTVAQVIEENGLVLSEDNTIAEVRAWLSQETDYQRNYFIIASNENEFRGIVSSSNLFSHHHVGTNKVGSLIKRRNISVAAENSLRTAVEMMAKENLDMLPVVAQDNHVMGVLSYRDIISAYKQGVEEHEQKDPHISLKRHGLKILLRGQKLMSINKRS from the coding sequence ATGGCCGCTTTGGCTGTGGGGGTGGCAGTGGTCATCAGTTTCATCGCCAAGCTTTTGGTCTACCTGATTGACCTGGTCACCAATATCTCCTTTTTCGGGGTGCTTTCCACTGAATACATGAGTCCTGCCAATAATACACTAGGCTTGTGGGTGATTGTGGTACCCGTGATTGGCGGCGCGATTGTAGGACTCATGGCGTTGTATGGTTCCAAGGCGATTAGAGGGCACGGAATACCAGAGGCCATGGAGCAGATCCTAACCAACCAAAGCCGCATTAAGCCTACCATCACCTACCTCAAACCTATTTCTGCGGCCATCTCCATTGGCACCGGTGGCCCGTTTGGCGCTGAGGGCCCGATTATTGCCACAGGCGGGGCCTTAGGTTCTACGCTGGGGCAGCTTTTGAAAATCACGCACAATGAGCGGAAGATCTTGCTGGCTGCCGGCGCTACGGCGGGTATGTCGGCTATCTTCGGGAGTCCCATAGCAGCTATTTTCCTGGCCATTGAACTGCTCTTGTTTGAGTTTTCGCCGCGGTCTATTATCCCGGTGGCGCTGGCCTGTATTACCGGGGCGGCCGGGCATCATCTTCTGTTTGAGCAAGGTCCGGTCTTTCCTATTGAGCAAATCATTGGGGTGCCGTCCAACACGGCGCTGGCGGGTTATAGTACCATTGGCATTGCCATGGGGCTGCTGTCTGTGCTAGTGACCAAGATCGTGTATTTTGTGGAAGACAGCTTTGAGAAACTACCCATCCATTGGATGTGGTGGCCGGCCCTGGGCGGAGTAGGCGTTGGGGTAATAGGATACTTTGCGCCGCGTACTCTGGGCGTAGGCTATGAGAACATCACAGATATACTCTCTGGGTCCATGCCGCTGCAGATTATATTGTCCTTGTGCCTGTTTAAGTTCCTGTCCTGGGCCATTGCCTTGGGCAGCGGAACATCGGGCGGAACGCTGGCTCCTTTGTTGACCATTGGTGCGGCAACTGGTGCTTTATTAGGCAGCGTGATTCTGTACTTTTTCCCGGCATCTGGCGTCACGCTTACGTTGGCGGCCTTGGTGGGCATGTCGGCTATGTTTGCCGGAGCCTCGCGCGCGCTGCTTACCTCCATTGTGTTTGCCCTGGAGACGACCATGCAGTCAAATGCGCTGCTTCCTTTGCTGGCAGCCTGCACGGGTTCCTACTTTGTGTCTTTCTTCTTGATGGAGAATACCATCATGACCGAGAAGATTGCCCGCCGAGGCGTAAAAACCCCGCACAGCTATGAGCCAGATTTATTGGAGAAGGTAACTGTGGCCCAAGTGATAGAAGAGAACGGCTTGGTGCTAAGCGAAGACAACACTATTGCCGAGGTACGCGCCTGGCTCTCCCAAGAAACCGACTACCAGCGCAATTACTTCATCATTGCCAGCAATGAGAATGAGTTCAGGGGCATTGTGAGCTCGTCCAACTTGTTTAGCCACCACCATGTGGGCACCAACAAAGTAGGCAGCCTCATCAAGCGCCGGAATATCTCTGTAGCCGCCGAAAACAGTCTGCGCACCGCCGTAGAGATGATGGCCAAGGAAAATCTGGACATGCTGCCCGTGGTGGCCCAAGACAACCATGTCATGGGCGTGCTGTCTTACAGAGACATTATTTCGGCGTACAAGCAGGGGGTAGAGGAGCACGAACAGAAAGACCCGCACATTTCCCTGAAGCGGCACGGCCTTAAAATATTGCTGAGGGGGCAAAAGCTGATGAGCATCAACAAGCGCTCTTAA
- a CDS encoding sensor histidine kinase has translation MSNTRQQKWYWVCQGIGWTLYFLTGLFISYKFFKGSSTMYGIQFTGAFLFLMATHLQRFLSKKYHWQKLSIPRLALLILLYNAVSSVLVQLITYAQMVFSGAYTWNQMEFLILLLYSINGTLVLTAWSSFYFGFQSIQRWKAKEVETLKLQLSLKEAELEAIRSQLNPHFLFNSLNNIRSLVLEDPSKAREMITRLSAMMRYVIGYNRNNLVSVAEELEFLDHYVALEKIHFEDKLAFSSEVSDDLKSAAIPPLGIQLLVENAIKHGIGTQAKGGHIALSLHRLNGHLQVQVENTGKLSTSSAPSGIGIQRLLERVNHSLDQPGTFQLHQSTDTSVTATLTLPFKEYENLHR, from the coding sequence ATGTCAAACACACGTCAACAAAAATGGTATTGGGTCTGCCAGGGTATTGGCTGGACCCTTTACTTTTTAACGGGTCTGTTCATCAGTTACAAGTTTTTTAAGGGCTCCAGTACCATGTACGGCATCCAGTTCACCGGTGCTTTCTTGTTTCTGATGGCTACGCACCTGCAACGCTTCCTTTCCAAGAAATACCACTGGCAGAAACTGTCCATCCCCAGGCTGGCCCTTTTGATACTGCTCTACAATGCCGTCAGCTCTGTGCTGGTGCAATTGATTACCTATGCCCAGATGGTATTTAGCGGGGCTTACACGTGGAATCAGATGGAATTCTTGATTTTGCTCCTGTATTCCATCAACGGCACTTTGGTACTCACCGCGTGGTCGTCCTTTTATTTCGGGTTTCAATCCATCCAGCGTTGGAAAGCCAAAGAAGTAGAAACACTCAAACTGCAACTATCTTTGAAAGAAGCCGAGTTGGAGGCCATCCGGTCTCAACTTAATCCGCACTTTCTGTTCAACAGCCTCAACAACATCCGGTCTTTGGTCTTAGAAGATCCGTCTAAAGCCCGCGAGATGATAACGCGCCTGTCTGCCATGATGCGCTACGTGATTGGCTACAACCGCAACAACCTGGTGAGCGTGGCCGAGGAGCTGGAGTTTCTGGACCATTACGTGGCCCTGGAGAAAATCCATTTCGAGGACAAGCTGGCATTTTCTTCTGAGGTCTCTGATGATTTAAAATCAGCCGCCATTCCGCCGCTGGGCATTCAATTGCTGGTGGAGAACGCCATCAAACATGGCATTGGTACGCAGGCCAAAGGAGGGCACATTGCGCTTTCCCTACACCGATTGAATGGCCATTTACAAGTACAGGTAGAGAATACGGGTAAGCTAAGCACATCTTCTGCTCCTTCAGGCATTGGTATTCAGCGGTTGCTGGAGCGCGTAAACCATTCCCTGGACCAGCCCGGCACTTTTCAATTGCACCAATCCACAGACACCAGCGTGACCGCCACACTCACGCTTCCTTTTAAAGAATATGAGAATCTGCATCGTTGA
- a CDS encoding NADH-quinone oxidoreductase subunit N, whose translation MTSLILLSIFGIVNLFLGFMKSKKVLMPMVMLFLAVSLGATLLDWNNPQTYFNNMFTMDNFSIGFAAVMILSTLFILPFSSKYGRDEDGNLAEYYSLMLFSLVGGIMMVGYENLLMLFIGIEIMSISMYILAGSDKRNILSNEASMKYFLMGSFFTGIILFGVALLYGATGSFDLTIISDAARNIDAGNAPLLLMGLLLVLVGITFKVGAAPFHFWTPDVYEGTPTVFTSYMSTVVKTAGIAAFYKLMSAAFGGVYEQWFPTVVAITVLTLLIGNIGAVAQTSMKRMLAYSSISHAGYLMIALTSFNDRSENAILFYSLAYSVATIAAFGILKYVADERKSDAYEAFNGLGKTNPLLAFVMTVAMLSLAGIPLTGGFFGKLFLFSAALEQDMLWLIVVAILMSAVGIYYYFRVIIAMYMKDPAGERITVDALASFTLISLVVLTVLMGLVPGLFNDLL comes from the coding sequence ATGACCTCATTAATTCTACTCTCTATTTTTGGTATTGTGAACCTGTTCTTAGGGTTCATGAAATCTAAGAAGGTACTCATGCCTATGGTAATGCTGTTCTTGGCAGTTTCCTTAGGTGCTACGTTACTGGACTGGAACAATCCCCAGACCTATTTCAACAACATGTTCACCATGGACAATTTCTCCATTGGCTTTGCCGCCGTGATGATTCTGTCCACGCTGTTCATCTTGCCGTTCTCCAGCAAATACGGCCGCGATGAAGACGGGAACCTGGCGGAATATTACTCGCTGATGCTCTTCTCTTTGGTGGGCGGTATCATGATGGTGGGCTATGAGAACCTCTTGATGCTGTTCATTGGCATTGAGATTATGTCCATCAGCATGTACATTCTGGCTGGTTCTGACAAGCGCAACATCCTGTCCAATGAGGCTTCCATGAAGTACTTCTTGATGGGTTCTTTCTTTACAGGCATTATCTTGTTTGGGGTAGCTTTGTTGTACGGTGCCACCGGCTCTTTTGACCTGACCATTATTTCTGACGCTGCCAGAAACATTGACGCTGGCAACGCCCCATTGCTTTTGATGGGACTTCTGTTGGTATTGGTAGGAATCACCTTTAAAGTAGGTGCCGCGCCTTTCCACTTCTGGACGCCAGACGTGTATGAAGGTACGCCTACCGTGTTCACTAGCTACATGTCTACCGTAGTGAAGACCGCTGGTATTGCGGCTTTCTACAAATTGATGTCGGCGGCGTTTGGCGGCGTGTATGAGCAGTGGTTCCCAACCGTAGTGGCCATTACCGTCTTGACCTTATTGATTGGTAACATTGGTGCCGTGGCCCAGACCAGCATGAAGCGTATGCTGGCCTACTCCAGTATCTCGCACGCGGGGTATTTGATGATTGCCTTGACGTCTTTCAATGACCGTTCTGAGAATGCTATCCTGTTCTATTCCTTGGCCTATTCAGTGGCTACCATCGCGGCATTCGGTATTTTGAAGTATGTGGCAGATGAGCGCAAGTCAGATGCGTATGAGGCGTTCAACGGCTTGGGCAAAACCAATCCGTTGCTGGCGTTTGTGATGACTGTGGCGATGTTGTCATTGGCGGGTATTCCGTTGACGGGTGGTTTCTTCGGTAAGCTGTTCTTATTCTCTGCCGCCCTGGAGCAAGACATGCTGTGGCTGATTGTGGTGGCCATCTTGATGTCTGCCGTAGGTATCTATTACTACTTCAGAGTGATTATTGCCATGTACATGAAAGACCCGGCCGGCGAGCGAATCACCGTAGACGCCCTAGCCAGCTTTACTTTGATTTCCTTAGTGGTGCTTACCGTGCTAATGGGTCTTGTGCCAGGCTTGTTCAACGACTTGCTATAA
- the aspS gene encoding aspartate--tRNA ligase, producing MLRSHTCGELRLENVGQEVVLTGWVQKSRDKGGMLWVDLRDRYGITQLMLEEGVSSPEALTLARTLGREFVIKATGTVIERVAKNDKIATGDIEIKVTALEILNPAKLPPFLIEDETDGGDDLRMKYRYLDLRRNPVRKSLELRHRIGQQTRSYLDGQGFIEVETPVLIKSTPEGARDFVVPSRMNPGEFYALPQSPQTFKQLLMVSGFDKYFQIVKCFRDEDLRADRQPEFTQIDCEMSFVTQEDILNTFEGLVKQLFRAVKGIELPDFPRMTYADAMRLYGSDKPDTRFGMQFVELNDVVKNKGFKVFDDAELVVGINASGSAHFTRKQLDELTDFVKRPQVGATGLVYARVQEDGSVKSSVDKFYSPEDLQLWAQAFNAQPGDLLLVLAGGADKTRKALNELRLEMGTRLGMRDKDTFSTLWVLDFPLLEWDEESNRYHAMHHPFTSPKPEDMDLIDTNPGAVRANAYDMVINGVEVGGGSIRIHDRAVQSRMFNLLGFTPEEAQAQFGFLLDAFEYGAPPHGGIAFGFDRLCSLFGGADSIRDFIAFPKNNSGRDVMIDAPSPIAQAQLDELQIDTRLK from the coding sequence ATGCTTCGTTCACACACCTGCGGCGAATTGCGCTTAGAGAATGTAGGCCAGGAAGTTGTCCTGACCGGTTGGGTACAGAAATCACGCGACAAAGGCGGCATGCTGTGGGTAGACCTGCGCGACCGCTACGGCATCACGCAGTTGATGCTGGAGGAAGGCGTTTCTAGCCCAGAGGCCCTCACCCTGGCGCGTACCTTGGGCCGCGAGTTTGTGATAAAAGCCACCGGCACCGTGATTGAGCGCGTGGCCAAGAATGACAAAATTGCCACCGGCGATATTGAGATAAAAGTAACCGCGCTGGAGATCCTGAACCCCGCCAAACTACCTCCTTTCTTAATTGAGGACGAAACCGACGGCGGCGATGACCTGCGCATGAAGTACCGGTATCTGGACCTGCGCCGTAACCCGGTACGCAAGAGCCTGGAGCTGCGTCACCGCATCGGTCAGCAGACGCGTTCGTATCTGGACGGCCAGGGCTTTATTGAGGTAGAGACGCCGGTCCTAATCAAATCCACCCCAGAAGGTGCCCGTGACTTTGTAGTGCCTAGCCGCATGAACCCCGGTGAGTTTTACGCCCTGCCACAATCGCCGCAGACGTTTAAGCAGTTGTTGATGGTGTCGGGCTTTGACAAATACTTCCAGATTGTGAAGTGCTTTAGAGACGAAGACTTGCGCGCCGACCGTCAGCCAGAATTCACCCAGATTGACTGCGAAATGTCTTTTGTGACGCAGGAAGACATCCTGAACACATTTGAAGGCTTGGTGAAGCAACTGTTCCGTGCCGTGAAAGGCATTGAACTGCCAGACTTCCCGCGCATGACGTACGCAGATGCGATGCGTCTGTACGGCTCAGACAAGCCAGACACCCGTTTCGGGATGCAGTTTGTAGAGCTGAATGACGTGGTGAAAAACAAAGGCTTTAAGGTATTTGATGATGCCGAGTTAGTGGTGGGCATCAATGCCTCTGGCAGCGCCCATTTCACCCGCAAGCAATTGGATGAGCTCACAGACTTCGTGAAGCGTCCACAGGTAGGTGCCACCGGTTTGGTGTATGCCCGCGTGCAGGAAGACGGAAGCGTAAAATCAAGCGTGGACAAATTCTACTCGCCAGAAGACCTGCAACTATGGGCGCAGGCCTTCAATGCGCAGCCGGGAGATTTACTGTTAGTCTTGGCCGGAGGCGCTGATAAAACCAGAAAAGCGTTGAACGAATTGCGCTTAGAGATGGGCACCCGATTAGGCATGCGCGACAAAGACACATTTTCTACGTTGTGGGTACTGGACTTCCCGCTCTTGGAGTGGGACGAGGAAAGCAACCGCTACCACGCCATGCACCACCCGTTCACCTCGCCTAAGCCCGAGGATATGGACCTGATTGACACCAACCCGGGCGCCGTGCGTGCCAATGCCTATGACATGGTGATTAACGGTGTAGAAGTAGGCGGTGGTTCTATCCGTATCCATGACCGTGCCGTGCAGTCACGCATGTTCAACCTGTTAGGTTTCACGCCCGAGGAAGCTCAAGCCCAGTTCGGCTTCTTACTAGATGCCTTTGAGTACGGTGCGCCTCCGCACGGTGGCATCGCCTTCGGGTTTGACCGCCTGTGCTCTCTGTTCGGTGGCGCAGACTCTATCCGGGATTTCATTGCTTTCCCTAAAAACAACTCGGGTCGTGACGTCATGATTGACGCACCGTCGCCAATCGCGCAAGCGCAATTGGATGAGTTGCAGATAGACACGAGATTGAAATAA
- a CDS encoding TonB-dependent receptor — translation MKHQDKLFTLLFFLLLATVPAWAQETSRYELKGKLQGTKAEPLLAANIQLVKDPSMELVKVEVSAEDGSFIFSNLPAGTYKLMATHYDYATYQSGVIKLDNNLNLGDLVMPERAVALKEIKIEQQKPLVEQHFDKTVLNVENSIASTGSTVLEVLEKAPGVNIDQNDNISMRGKGGVIVMVDGKPVPMSGAELANMLRGMGANTVAKIDLITNPSAKYDAAGNAGIIDIRLKKDNRVGTNGTLSSSFGMGMYPKANQGLQLNHRNRNVNVFGSYNYVHRNDINKLDLYRQFYEVEETDTEGPKSSSLLGIYDQKNVFGHIINGHNGRVGADYTISPKTIVGIVGSGAFTDINRTVNNRADVLDGNKAYQSSFLTNGFTGTNRNNQALNLNLKHTIDTTGREISADVDYAAFQTRDLQNINISFVNAAKPQSDSTLFSDLDGELSIYSAKVDYAQPLKAMNANLEAGVKSSLVKADNNLQFFDRSEGRNDYLDDKSNHFLYSENINAAYLNLNKKWTKLSLQLGLRLENTQAEGKQLITHDDFDRSYTQLFPSAYVGYTVSEKHDVGLSLSRRIDRPTYNQLNPFRFLLDHTTYSQGNPALKPQLTYSFEFTHTLLQKFVTKLSYSRTTDVMVSVLSPTDETTEDGKPIVKQQDQNLAQLDYYGATLSLPITVARWFTSTNNLEIYYGLYQGNLANTNLRNGRPTFNLNSNNSFLLPNNWSAELIGVYRAREIYGFLDVNPVKFVSVGVQKQFLDKKASLKLNVSDVFYSNKTRATTELTGYAERFYQRRDTRVATLSFTYRFGKSQVAPSRRRTGGAEEEKRRAG, via the coding sequence ATGAAACACCAAGACAAACTGTTCACCCTGCTCTTCTTCTTACTTTTGGCTACCGTGCCTGCCTGGGCGCAGGAGACCAGCCGCTATGAACTGAAGGGAAAACTACAAGGCACCAAGGCTGAGCCCCTGCTGGCCGCCAATATTCAGCTGGTGAAAGACCCTTCCATGGAACTGGTAAAAGTGGAGGTTTCTGCCGAGGATGGCTCTTTCATTTTCAGCAATCTGCCGGCCGGCACCTACAAACTCATGGCCACGCATTATGACTATGCCACCTACCAATCTGGCGTGATCAAGCTGGACAACAACCTCAACCTAGGCGATCTGGTCATGCCAGAGCGCGCCGTGGCCTTGAAGGAGATAAAGATTGAGCAGCAGAAGCCCTTGGTGGAACAGCATTTTGACAAGACGGTGCTCAACGTAGAGAACAGCATTGCTTCTACGGGCAGCACCGTGCTGGAAGTACTGGAGAAAGCCCCCGGCGTGAACATTGACCAGAACGACAACATAAGCATGCGCGGCAAAGGCGGCGTGATTGTGATGGTAGACGGCAAGCCCGTGCCCATGTCTGGGGCTGAACTAGCCAACATGCTGCGCGGCATGGGCGCCAACACCGTGGCCAAGATCGACTTGATCACCAACCCCTCTGCGAAGTATGATGCGGCGGGTAACGCCGGGATCATTGACATCAGGCTGAAGAAAGACAACCGCGTGGGCACCAACGGCACGCTTTCCTCTTCTTTTGGCATGGGCATGTACCCCAAGGCCAACCAGGGCCTGCAACTGAACCACCGCAACCGAAACGTGAACGTGTTTGGTTCTTACAACTACGTACACCGCAATGACATTAATAAGCTGGACTTGTACCGGCAGTTTTATGAAGTAGAGGAAACAGATACGGAAGGCCCTAAGTCTAGCAGCCTGCTGGGTATTTATGACCAGAAAAACGTGTTCGGCCACATCATCAATGGGCATAACGGCAGAGTAGGGGCAGACTACACCATTTCGCCTAAGACTATTGTGGGCATAGTGGGCAGTGGCGCGTTCACAGACATTAACCGCACCGTTAATAATCGCGCCGATGTGTTGGATGGCAACAAAGCTTACCAAAGTTCCTTCCTGACCAATGGCTTTACGGGCACCAACCGCAATAACCAGGCCCTCAACCTCAACTTGAAGCATACCATAGACACTACCGGCCGTGAGATTTCGGCGGATGTGGACTATGCCGCCTTCCAGACCCGTGACCTGCAAAACATCAACATTTCTTTTGTGAACGCAGCCAAGCCGCAGTCAGACTCCACGCTGTTTAGTGACTTGGACGGAGAACTGTCCATCTACTCGGCCAAAGTAGATTATGCCCAGCCCTTGAAAGCAATGAACGCTAATTTAGAAGCCGGTGTGAAAAGCAGCCTGGTGAAGGCAGACAACAACCTGCAGTTCTTTGACCGCTCAGAGGGCCGCAATGATTACCTGGACGACAAAAGCAACCACTTCCTGTATTCAGAGAACATCAACGCGGCCTACCTGAACCTGAATAAGAAGTGGACCAAACTAAGCCTGCAACTGGGGCTTCGGTTGGAGAATACTCAAGCCGAAGGAAAGCAGCTCATCACCCATGATGACTTTGACCGCAGCTACACGCAGTTGTTCCCCAGCGCGTACGTGGGCTACACCGTGAGCGAAAAGCATGATGTAGGTTTATCCTTGAGCAGGCGCATTGACCGCCCTACTTACAACCAGCTCAACCCGTTCAGATTCCTGCTGGACCATACCACCTACTCGCAAGGCAATCCGGCGCTTAAACCGCAGCTCACCTATTCGTTTGAGTTCACGCACACGCTTCTGCAGAAATTTGTGACCAAGCTGAGCTACAGCCGCACCACAGACGTGATGGTGAGCGTGCTGTCTCCCACAGACGAAACCACTGAAGACGGCAAGCCCATTGTAAAGCAGCAGGATCAGAACCTGGCCCAACTAGACTATTATGGAGCCACCCTTTCCTTGCCCATCACGGTGGCACGCTGGTTCACCAGTACCAACAACCTAGAAATCTATTACGGTCTGTACCAAGGCAATCTGGCCAACACCAACCTACGCAACGGCCGTCCTACGTTTAACCTCAACTCCAACAACTCCTTCCTGCTGCCCAACAACTGGTCGGCTGAACTGATAGGCGTTTACCGCGCCCGCGAGATTTACGGCTTCCTGGATGTGAACCCGGTCAAGTTTGTTTCTGTGGGCGTGCAAAAACAGTTCCTAGACAAGAAAGCCAGCCTTAAACTGAACGTGTCTGACGTTTTCTATTCCAACAAGACCCGCGCCACCACAGAGCTCACCGGGTACGCAGAACGCTTCTACCAACGCAGAGACACCCGCGTGGCTACCTTGAGCTTCACCTATAGGTTTGGCAAGAGCCAGGTGGCGCCTTCACGCAGACGCACCGGCGGCGCCGAAGAAGAGAAACGCCGTGCCGGGTAA
- a CDS encoding RNA-binding protein: MITDSKEVVENTDLRINFRGVEFGTSLKDAKQALGKPDLHANRDMEVEGHEILFYTSSIGSVRVTQCLHFKDNGFFLGQTIVRRPTQEQYKAFLEKVLDKYDLFPAKGLAVSELEEQLPVIDMERNRIEFTHAFHLTINYISGNPKVAEAFEDVRNQKQRKRSSARASFKEQVENFI, translated from the coding sequence ATGATCACAGATTCAAAGGAAGTAGTGGAGAACACTGACCTTCGAATCAACTTTAGAGGTGTTGAGTTTGGTACTTCGCTCAAGGATGCAAAGCAAGCCCTGGGAAAGCCAGATTTACACGCTAACCGTGACATGGAGGTAGAAGGGCACGAGATTCTGTTTTACACGTCTTCTATAGGATCTGTACGGGTAACGCAGTGCCTTCACTTTAAGGACAACGGTTTCTTTCTGGGTCAGACCATTGTGAGAAGACCTACCCAGGAGCAATACAAGGCGTTTTTGGAGAAGGTATTGGACAAGTATGACCTCTTTCCGGCTAAAGGCCTTGCCGTTTCTGAGCTGGAGGAACAACTGCCCGTCATTGACATGGAGCGCAACCGCATTGAGTTTACCCATGCGTTCCACCTCACCATCAATTACATCTCAGGCAATCCCAAAGTGGCCGAAGCCTTTGAGGATGTCCGGAACCAGAAACAGCGCAAGCGCTCTTCTGCCCGCGCCTCGTTCAAGGAACAAGTGGAGAATTTTATTTAG
- a CDS encoding alpha/beta fold hydrolase — protein sequence MKTKLTSLLALLLFITITAQAKVPSFKVVKTGKGPAMILIPGLNSDGEVWDETVKHYQKSYTCYVLTLPGFAGQPAIQTDHFLNTVRDEIITYVQENKLKKPVLVGHSLGGYMTLALSVKAPDLFGKVVVVDGLPYIGAAQNPGATVETIKPMAEQMKNSMAKMSPEMQKQQEASYGVTMATDSAHIKKVIDWGRKSDYKTTGQAMYEMYTTDLRKDIASIKSPVLVLGAWYGYKNYGVTKELTTNMYKGQFANLPTAEVKIADTARHFIMYDEPTWMFAQMDAFLQK from the coding sequence ATGAAAACAAAACTAACCTCTCTCCTAGCACTTCTGTTGTTCATCACGATTACAGCCCAAGCCAAAGTCCCTTCTTTCAAAGTAGTAAAGACCGGCAAAGGCCCCGCTATGATTTTGATTCCAGGTTTAAACTCCGATGGTGAGGTTTGGGACGAGACGGTGAAGCACTACCAGAAGAGCTATACTTGCTACGTGCTGACCTTACCGGGTTTCGCGGGACAGCCGGCCATCCAAACAGACCACTTCCTGAACACCGTACGCGACGAGATTATCACGTATGTGCAAGAGAACAAGCTTAAGAAACCAGTATTGGTGGGTCACAGCTTGGGCGGGTATATGACTCTAGCGCTGAGTGTGAAAGCGCCTGATTTGTTCGGGAAAGTGGTGGTGGTTGACGGTTTGCCGTACATTGGTGCCGCTCAGAATCCTGGAGCGACTGTAGAAACCATCAAGCCCATGGCCGAGCAAATGAAGAACTCCATGGCCAAGATGAGCCCTGAGATGCAGAAACAACAGGAAGCCAGCTACGGAGTGACCATGGCCACCGACTCTGCGCACATCAAAAAAGTAATTGACTGGGGCAGAAAGTCTGATTATAAAACCACCGGCCAGGCCATGTATGAAATGTATACCACTGACTTGCGCAAAGACATCGCCTCTATCAAATCTCCGGTGCTAGTGTTGGGTGCCTGGTACGGGTACAAAAATTACGGCGTGACCAAAGAGTTAACCACCAACATGTATAAAGGGCAATTTGCTAACTTGCCTACCGCCGAAGTTAAGATAGCAGACACCGCCCGCCACTTCATCATGTATGATGAGCCCACCTGGATGTTTGCACAGATGGACGCCTTCCTGCAGAAATAA
- a CDS encoding LytR/AlgR family response regulator transcription factor, translating to MRICIVEDSRLARLELKHLLTKFPELDLVGEAENAEEGIALVEELRPDLLFLDIHLPQKNGFELLESLEHVPQVIFTTAYDQYALQAFERNALDYLMKPIEESRLRQAVEKALAKQEAVKPALAPSQLSEEDRVFVKDGERCWFVALKQVRLIESNGNYALLSFNNERPCILKTLNYLESRLDPKVFFRANRQQIINVNYIEQINPWFSGSIKIQLRGGEEVEVSRRQTQVFKDLMSL from the coding sequence ATGAGAATCTGCATCGTTGAAGACTCGCGGCTGGCGCGCCTGGAGCTGAAGCATTTACTTACCAAATTTCCGGAACTAGACCTGGTAGGCGAAGCCGAAAATGCCGAAGAAGGCATTGCCTTAGTAGAGGAACTTCGGCCGGACCTGCTTTTCCTAGACATTCACCTGCCCCAGAAGAACGGCTTTGAGTTATTGGAGTCCCTAGAGCATGTGCCGCAAGTTATCTTCACCACCGCCTATGACCAGTATGCTTTGCAGGCCTTCGAGCGGAATGCGCTGGACTACCTCATGAAGCCCATTGAGGAGAGCCGCCTGCGCCAAGCCGTGGAGAAAGCGCTGGCCAAACAGGAAGCGGTGAAGCCTGCCCTTGCCCCTTCTCAATTAAGTGAAGAAGACCGGGTGTTTGTGAAAGACGGCGAGCGCTGTTGGTTTGTGGCCTTAAAGCAGGTGCGCCTCATAGAATCCAACGGAAACTACGCCTTGCTCTCCTTCAACAATGAACGCCCCTGCATCCTCAAAACCCTAAATTACCTGGAAAGCCGCTTAGACCCCAAGGTATTCTTCCGGGCCAACCGCCAGCAGATTATCAATGTGAACTACATTGAACAAATCAACCCGTGGTTCAGCGGCAGCATCAAGATTCAACTGAGAGGTGGCGAGGAAGTAGAAGTATCCCGCAGGCAGACGCAGGTGTTCAAGGATCTGATGAGTTTGTAA